In Candidatus Deferrimicrobiaceae bacterium, the DNA window GAGCGCTTCACTACCAGAAAAACGAACACCGCCAGGCGATCCCGGAACTGTCCCGGAGCATGGACCTCCTCCCGACCAAGCAGGGGGCGGCCATGCTGTCGAAATCGTACGAGGCGATCGGGGACGGGGAGAACGCGCGGAAGTACGCCGAAATGGCGAAGTAGGGTCCCATCATCCCCCCGGACTCGGGAATTCGGTGTCCTGCGGCCCCCCCCATCGTTTATAATGAAAAGGTTAAGGATTCCCGGGCAGGCCTTTTTTCTTCGCCGCAGACCGCGAGAAAGGAACCCGCGTGACCAAGGAAGAATTCATTCCGAAATGGATCGCCTGGGAGGTGACCGGGCGGTGCAACCTGAACTGCATCCACTGCCGGGCGTCCTCCTCCATGTTCTCGCACGACACCGATTTCACGACGGAGGAGGCCAAGAAGTTGATCGACGACATCACCTCCTTCTGCAGCCCCGTGCTGGTCCTCTCCGGGGGGGAGCCGCTGCTGCGCGCGGACCTCTTCGAGATCGCGAAATACGGGACCGACAAGGGACTTCGGATGTGCATCGCCACGAACGGGACGCTGGTGACAGACGACATCTGCGAAAAGATGAAGGAGAGCGGGATCAAGATCGTCTCCCTGTCCCTCGACGGCTCCACGGCGGCCGTGCACGACGACTTCCGCAAGCAGCCGGGCGCCTTCGAGGCCACCCTGCGCGCCGCCGAGACGTTCCACCGCAACGGAATCAAGTTTATCGTCAACTCCTCCTTCGCCAAGCGGAACCAGCACGACATCGCGGAGACGTACCGGCTCGCCAAGAGGATCGGTGCCCACGCCTGGTACATGTTCATGATCGTCCCCACGGGCCGGGGGCAGGAGATCATGGACGAACTGATCCGCAAGGAGGATTACGAGGAGATCCTCGAGTGGCACTACCAGATGGAGAAGAACGAGACGGACATGCTCGTGCGGCCCACCTGCGCCCCCCACTACTACCGGGTCCGGATGCAGAAGGCCAAGGAGGAGGGGATCAAGATCCAGCCGAGGACGCTCTCCTTCTCCACGGGCGGAGGGAAGGGGTGCATCTGCGCGCAGACGATCGCCTTCATCGACTCGAAGGGGAACGTTCAGCCGTGCTCCTACTTCCCCGTGGTCGCGGGGAACGTGAAGATGCAGCATTTCAAGGAGATCTGGTATCACTCCGAACTGTTCGAATCGCTCCGGGCCTTCGAGAAGTACAAGGGTCGCTGCGGCGAATGCGAATATCTGAACGTCTGCGGCGGTTGCCGCGCCCGGGCCGACGCCGTCCTGGGGGATTATCTCGAGGAGGAGCCGTTCTGCGACTACGTCCCCATCCGCACGAAACGCCGGCTGGAAGCGGCGGTCGAAGCGGGTAAGTCAAACCGGGGACGTTCTTAAACTTTTCAACCCGGGGACGTTCTTAAACTTTTTAATGCGGAGCCTTTCATTGGGCATGGGAATGCCGGGCGTCTTCTGCTTCAGAAGAAACCCTTCCGCGCATTAAAAAGTTTAAGAACGTCCCCATACGCCCCCGGTTGAAAAGTTTAAGAACGTCCGCATACGGTGAGGTGGATATGGCAGAGTACCGATTCCTGAGAGCGTGCCGGCGCGAGCCGGTCGACGTGACTCCCGTCTGGATCATGCGGCAGGCGGGGAGGTACCTTCCGGAGTACCAGAAGATCCGGGGGAAGAACTCGTTCCTCACGATGTGCAAGACGCCGGAGCTGGCAGCGGAAGTGACGATCCAACCGGTCGAACGGCTCGGCGTGGACGCGGCGATCCTCTTCTCCGACATCCTCATCCCCGTGGAGATGATGGGGGTCCCCCTCGATTTCCATGACGGAAAAGGGCCGATTCTGGGGAAGCAGATCAAGGGGCAGGCCGATGTCGACACCCTCGTCGTCCCCGACCCGGCCGACAAGGTGCCCTTCGTGATGGAGGCGATCCGGATCCTCCGGAAGGCGTTCGAGGGGAAAGTCCCGCTCATCGGTTTTTCCGGCCTCCCGTTCACCCTCGCCTCCTACATCGTGGAGGGAGGCACCTCCCGGAACTTCATCAAGCTCAAGACCCTCATGTACCAGGCCCCGGACGTTTTCCGCTCGCTCATGGGGAAGATCGCCCAGACGGTCGTCGCCTACCTCAACGCCCAGATCGAGGCCGGCGCGCAGGCGGTCCAGGTCTTCGACACCTGGGCGGGGATCCTGACGCCCGGGGACTACGAGAAGTACGCGCTGCCATACACCCGCGAGGTGGTGGAATCGCTGCGGCGCGACGGCGTTCCGGTCATCCACTATGCCAACGACTGCGCGACCCTCCTTCCCGCCATCCGGACCCTCCCGGTCGACGTCATCGCGGTCGACTGGAGGATCCCGCTCGACCAGGCCGCGGAGGCGGTGGGGGGAAACGTCGCTCTCCAGGGAAACATGGACCCGACGATGCTCTTCCTCCCGCCGGAGCAGATCGAGGAGTGCGTGCGCGACGTTCTCCACCGCGGGCAGTCCGCCGCCTCCCACATCTTCAACCTGGGACACGGCATCCTTCCGCCGACCAACCCCGAGCACGCGGTCGCCATGGTGGAAGCGGTCCACCGGCTCGGAAGGAAGGGGTGAAGGGTCCGCCGGAGGGTTCGTCCATGCCCGCTGCCGCCCCGCTCACGGGGATCGTCCTGCTCAACATGGGCGGGCCGGACACGCTCTCCGCCATCCGTCCGTTCCTGGCCCGGCTCTTCTCCGACCGGGAGTTGATCCGCCTTCCCCTTGCGCCCCTCACGCAGCCGCTGTTCGCCTGGATCGTCTCCGGGCTGCGCGCCCGGAAAGTCCGGCACTATTACGAGGAGATCGGCGGGGGCTCCCCGATCGCGGAACTGACCGGGAGGCAGCGCGCCGCGCTCGAGGAGATGCTGGCGGAAACGGGGGGGAACTTCCGCGTCTATGTGGGGATGCGGTACTGGTACCCCCTGACCAAACACGCGGTCCTCGAGATGAAGGAGGACGGCGTCCAACGGGGGATCGCCCTTCCCCTCTACCCGCAATATTGCTCGGCCACCACGGGATCGAGCCTCTCCGATCTGCGCAGGTGGATGCGGTGGGCCGGGGCCGGCTTCCCGCTGACGGAGGTCAAGTCGTGGCCCGATCACCCGGGGTACATCGCCGCCCTCTGCGAAAAGATCGAGGACACGCTTGCGGGGGAAAGCCCCGGGAAGACGCACCTCCTCTTCAGCGCCCACGGGGTCCCGAAATCGTTCATCGACTCGGGCGACCCGTACCGGACGGAGGTGGAACGGACGGTCTCCGCGGTGATGGAACGGTTCCCGGGAGTTCCGCACTCGATCTCCTACCAGAGCCGCCTGGGGAGGGTGGAGTGGTTGAAACCGGACACCGTGGAAGAAGTCTTGCGCCTCGGGCGGGAAGGAATCCAAAGGCTCGTGGTCGTCCCGGTGTCCTTTGTCTCGGACCATATCGAG includes these proteins:
- a CDS encoding radical SAM protein; the protein is MTKEEFIPKWIAWEVTGRCNLNCIHCRASSSMFSHDTDFTTEEAKKLIDDITSFCSPVLVLSGGEPLLRADLFEIAKYGTDKGLRMCIATNGTLVTDDICEKMKESGIKIVSLSLDGSTAAVHDDFRKQPGAFEATLRAAETFHRNGIKFIVNSSFAKRNQHDIAETYRLAKRIGAHAWYMFMIVPTGRGQEIMDELIRKEDYEEILEWHYQMEKNETDMLVRPTCAPHYYRVRMQKAKEEGIKIQPRTLSFSTGGGKGCICAQTIAFIDSKGNVQPCSYFPVVAGNVKMQHFKEIWYHSELFESLRAFEKYKGRCGECEYLNVCGGCRARADAVLGDYLEEEPFCDYVPIRTKRRLEAAVEAGKSNRGRS
- the hemH gene encoding ferrochelatase, giving the protein MPAAAPLTGIVLLNMGGPDTLSAIRPFLARLFSDRELIRLPLAPLTQPLFAWIVSGLRARKVRHYYEEIGGGSPIAELTGRQRAALEEMLAETGGNFRVYVGMRYWYPLTKHAVLEMKEDGVQRGIALPLYPQYCSATTGSSLSDLRRWMRWAGAGFPLTEVKSWPDHPGYIAALCEKIEDTLAGESPGKTHLLFSAHGVPKSFIDSGDPYRTEVERTVSAVMERFPGVPHSISYQSRLGRVEWLKPDTVEEVLRLGREGIQRLVVVPVSFVSDHIETLHELDIRLKKTAGEAGIPTFFRVPALNDSPAFIRALRDIALSASGQ
- the hemE gene encoding uroporphyrinogen decarboxylase; its protein translation is MAEYRFLRACRREPVDVTPVWIMRQAGRYLPEYQKIRGKNSFLTMCKTPELAAEVTIQPVERLGVDAAILFSDILIPVEMMGVPLDFHDGKGPILGKQIKGQADVDTLVVPDPADKVPFVMEAIRILRKAFEGKVPLIGFSGLPFTLASYIVEGGTSRNFIKLKTLMYQAPDVFRSLMGKIAQTVVAYLNAQIEAGAQAVQVFDTWAGILTPGDYEKYALPYTREVVESLRRDGVPVIHYANDCATLLPAIRTLPVDVIAVDWRIPLDQAAEAVGGNVALQGNMDPTMLFLPPEQIEECVRDVLHRGQSAASHIFNLGHGILPPTNPEHAVAMVEAVHRLGRKG